The proteins below come from a single Gossypium arboreum isolate Shixiya-1 unplaced genomic scaffold, ASM2569848v2 Contig00235, whole genome shotgun sequence genomic window:
- the LOC128288587 gene encoding LOW QUALITY PROTEIN: acetyl-coenzyme A carboxylase carboxyl transferase subunit beta, chloroplastic-like (The sequence of the model RefSeq protein was modified relative to this genomic sequence to represent the inferred CDS: inserted 1 base in 1 codon): MTIHLLYFHGNXRQESSMEKSWFNLILSKGELEYRCGLSKSMDSRLGPVENTTVNEDPTRNDTDKNIHDCSDSSSYYSKVDHLVDVKDIRNFISDDTFLIRDSNQDRYSIYFDSENQIFELNNDHSFLSELESFFYSYHNSSYMNNGSKNDEPHYHFNLYDNDTNCGWNNHINSCIDSYLRSQICIDSSILSGSDNSNDNYIYNYICGEGGNSSEGKNFDIITRENGNDLTLKESSNDLDLYKDLWVQCECENCYGVNYKKSLNSKMNICEQCGYHLKMRSSDRIELSIDPGTWGPMDEDMISLDPIEFQSEEELYKDRIDFYQRKTGLTEAIQTGTGQLNGIPIAIGVMDFQFMGGSMGSVVGEKITRLIEYATNNFLPLILVCASGGARMQEGSLSLMQMAKISSALYDYQSNKKLFYVSILTSPTTGGVTASFGMLGDIIIAEPNAYIAFAGKRVIEQTLNKTIPEGSQAAEYLFHKGLFDPIVPRNPLKGVLSELVQLHGFFPLNQNSIK, encoded by the exons ATGACTATTCATCTACTGTACTTTCATGGAA AGAGGCAAGAAAGCTCTATGGAAAAATCATGGTTCAATTTGATCTTGTCTAAGGGAGAATTAGAATACAGATGTGGGCTAAGTAAATCAATGGATAGCCGCCTTGGTCCTGTTGAAAATACTACTGTAAACGAAGACCCGACTAGAAATGATACGGATAAAAACATTCATGATTGTAGTGACAGCTCTAGTTATTACAGTAAGGTTGATCATTTAGTTGACGTCAAAGACATTCGGAATTTCATTTCTGATGACACCTTTTTAATTAGGGATAGTAATCAGGACCGTTATTCCATATATTTTGATAGTGAAAATCAAATTTTTGAGCTTAACAATGATCATTCTTTTTTGAGTGAACTAGAAAGTTTTTTTTATAGTTATCATAATTCTAGTTATATGAATAATGGATCGAAAAATGATGAGCCCCACTATCATTTTAACTTGTATGATAATGATACTAACTGTGGTTGGAATAATCACATTAATAGTTGTATTGACTCTTATCTTCGTTCTCAAATCTGTATTGATAGTTCCATTTTAAGTGGTAGTGACAATTCCaatgataattatatttataattacatTTGCGGCGAAGGTGGAAATAGTAGTGAAGGCAAGAATTTCGATATAATAACTCGTGAAAATGGTAATGATTTAACTCTAAAAGAAAGTTCTAATGATCTCGATCTATACAAGGATTTGTGGGTTCAATGCGAATGCGAAAATTGTTATGGAGTAAATTATAAGAAATCGCTTAATTCAAAAATGAATATTTGTGAACAATGTGGATATCATTTGAAAATGAGGAGTTCAGATAGAATCGAACTTTCGATTGATCCAGGCACTTGGGGTCCTATGGATGAAGACATGATCTCTCTGGATCCCATTGAATTTCAGTCTGAAGAAGAGCTTTATAAAGATcgtattgatttttatcaaagaaAGACAGGATTAACTGAGGCTATTCAAACAGGCACGGGTCAACTAAACGGTATTCCTATAGCAATCGGGGTTATGGATTTTCAGTTTATGGGGGGGAGTATGGGATCTGTAGTAGGCGAGAAAATCACCCGTTTGATCGAATATGCTACCAATAATTTTTTACCTCTTATTCTAGTGTGTGCTTCCGGAGGAGCACGCATGCAAGAAGGAAGTTTGAGCTTGATGCAAATGGCTAAAATATCTTCCGCTTTATATGATTATCAATCAAATAAAAAGTTATTTTATGTATCAATTCTTACATCTCCTACTACTGGTGGAGTGACTGCGAGTTTTGGTATGTTGGGGGATATCATTATTGCTGAACCCAATGCCTATATTGCATTTGCGGGTAAAAGAGTAATTGAGCAAACATTGAATAAAACAATACCGGAAGGTTCACAGGCGGCTGAATATTTATTCCATAAGGGTTTATTCGATCCAATCGTACCACGTAATCCTTTAAAAGGTGTTCTGAGTGAGTTAGTTCAGCTCCACGGTTTTTTCCCTTTGAATCAAAATTCAATCAAGTAG